In Thermomonas carbonis, a single genomic region encodes these proteins:
- the mgtE gene encoding magnesium transporter, protein MAEAVRHDKTARQLRLLSDALDSGRLGPVRRLVNTLSPAEIGNLLESLPPGKRTVVWGLVDPEDDGEVLVHVGDEVRESLIADMDADELVAAVEDLDIDDLADLVEDLPDTVIDEVLKAMDRENRERLEQVLSYDEDSAGRLMNPDVVTVRADTTIDVVLRYLRLRGELPEHTDHIYVVSKRHQYLGRIALQALLTHEPSTPINQLLDDEQPAIGVDEISDEVARQFSDHDWISAPVVDDNNILLGRITIDDVVDIIREQAEHQALGAAGLDEDEDLFSPVWRATRRRLIWLSINLGTAFLAASVVGQFEATITELVALAVLMPIVAGMGGNAGTQVLALMVRGIALGQVGASNIKPLLWKEARVALLNGIVLGTILALIVLLWFHSIGLSVVIFIALTCNLVLAAIAGVLVPVTLKRAGYDPALASGIFLTTVTDVMGFFTFLGLATLVLLR, encoded by the coding sequence ATGGCCGAAGCCGTTCGCCACGACAAGACCGCGCGCCAGCTGCGTCTGCTTTCGGACGCGCTGGACAGTGGCCGCCTCGGCCCGGTGCGTCGGCTGGTCAACACGCTGTCGCCGGCGGAGATCGGCAACCTGCTGGAATCGCTGCCGCCAGGCAAGCGCACGGTGGTCTGGGGCCTGGTCGATCCGGAAGACGATGGCGAGGTGCTGGTGCACGTCGGCGACGAGGTGCGCGAAAGCCTGATCGCGGACATGGATGCCGATGAACTGGTCGCCGCGGTCGAGGACCTCGACATCGACGACCTCGCGGACCTGGTCGAGGATCTCCCGGACACGGTGATCGACGAAGTCCTGAAGGCGATGGACCGCGAGAATCGCGAGCGCCTGGAACAGGTGCTGTCCTACGACGAGGACAGCGCCGGCCGCCTGATGAACCCGGACGTGGTGACGGTGCGCGCCGACACCACCATCGACGTGGTGCTGCGCTATCTGCGCCTGCGCGGTGAACTGCCCGAGCACACCGACCATATCTACGTGGTCAGCAAGCGCCACCAGTACCTCGGCCGGATCGCCCTGCAGGCCTTGCTCACCCACGAGCCGTCCACGCCGATCAACCAGTTGCTGGACGACGAACAGCCGGCGATCGGCGTGGATGAGATCTCCGACGAAGTCGCCCGTCAGTTCTCCGACCACGACTGGATTTCCGCGCCGGTGGTCGACGACAACAACATCCTGCTTGGCCGCATCACCATCGATGACGTGGTCGACATCATCCGCGAGCAGGCCGAGCACCAGGCCTTGGGCGCGGCCGGTCTGGACGAGGATGAGGACTTGTTCAGCCCGGTCTGGCGCGCGACACGACGACGCCTGATCTGGCTGTCGATCAACTTGGGCACGGCGTTCCTGGCTGCAAGCGTGGTCGGCCAATTCGAAGCCACCATCACCGAACTGGTCGCGCTGGCGGTGCTGATGCCGATCGTCGCCGGCATGGGCGGCAACGCCGGCACCCAGGTGCTGGCGCTGATGGTGCGCGGCATCGCGCTGGGCCAGGTCGGTGCCTCCAACATCAAGCCGCTGCTGTGGAAGGAAGCACGGGTCGCACTGCTCAACGGCATCGTGCTGGGCACGATCCTCGCGCTGATCGTGCTGCTCTGGTTCCACAGCATCGGCCTGTCGGTGGTGATCTTCATTGCGCTTACCTGCAACCTGGTGCTGGCCGCGATTGCAGGCGTGCTGGTGCCCGTGACATTGAAACGTGCGGGCTATGACCCGGCACTGGCCAGCGGGATTTTCCTCACCACCGTGACCGACGTGATGGGCTTCTTTACCTTCCTCGGCTTGGCCACGCTGGTGCTGTTGCGCTGA
- a CDS encoding alpha/beta hydrolase-fold protein, protein MRLPPFPYATMLLAIVVLLLGGCVSTPPRANGSFVERSIDIAGNTHRYQVFVPASAAGGHRPPVIVFLHGSGERGSDGIKQTQVGIGRYIRAHQDSFPAIVVFPQAPDESEWAGNAEMVFATLDAATREFHGDPDRTTLTGLSMGGYGTWDMALRAPGRFAALVPVCGGVVHPRRPSMGVSGLDGVGDPYATVATRLKDTPVWQFHGALDDVVSPDYSRQMDAALKTAGARDARLTIFPDADHNSWDPAYSQTPELWTWLFAQKR, encoded by the coding sequence ATGCGCCTGCCACCGTTCCCGTACGCGACCATGCTGCTCGCCATCGTCGTCCTGCTGCTGGGCGGATGCGTGAGCACGCCCCCACGTGCCAACGGCAGCTTCGTCGAACGCAGCATCGACATCGCCGGCAATACCCATCGCTACCAGGTGTTCGTGCCCGCGTCTGCTGCCGGCGGGCACAGGCCGCCAGTGATCGTCTTCCTGCACGGATCCGGTGAGCGCGGCAGCGATGGCATCAAGCAGACGCAGGTCGGCATCGGTCGCTATATCCGCGCGCACCAGGACAGCTTCCCGGCGATCGTGGTGTTTCCGCAGGCACCCGACGAGAGCGAGTGGGCAGGCAATGCGGAGATGGTGTTCGCCACCCTCGATGCCGCCACCCGCGAGTTCCACGGCGACCCGGATCGCACGACGCTCACCGGCCTGTCGATGGGCGGCTACGGCACGTGGGACATGGCGCTGCGCGCGCCGGGCCGCTTTGCCGCGCTCGTGCCGGTCTGCGGCGGCGTGGTGCACCCGCGTCGACCGTCGATGGGCGTGAGCGGGCTTGATGGCGTGGGCGATCCGTATGCAACCGTGGCCACGCGCCTCAAGGACACACCGGTCTGGCAATTCCACGGGGCGCTGGACGATGTGGTGTCGCCCGACTATTCACGGCAGATGGATGCGGCGTTGAAGACCGCCGGCGCCCGCGATGCGCGCCTGACCATCTTCCCCGATGCCGACCACAACAGCTGGGATCCTGCGTATTCGCAGACGCCGGAACTGTGGACCTGGCTGTTCGCGCAGAAGCGCTGA
- a CDS encoding aspartate carbamoyltransferase catalytic subunit → MDPQTDGDGRLRHLLSLQGLSRAQLETLLRRAQGLTAHAYGGIGARHALAGKAVCTLFFEPSTRTRSSFSLAAQRLGADLLNFDASTSSTTKGEADIDTLKTLEAMGVHAFVVRHRQDGAVAMLARAAEPGTVLLNAGDGRSNHPTQGLLDMLTLRQAKGEDFSRLKVLVVGDVKHSRVARSDLHALRTLGCGEIRVCGPAALLPDDDTLQGCTVGDDIDAMLDGVDAVITLRLQRERMVDGLIASLAGYHRDFGLTAARLRLAADDAIVMHPGPMNRGVEISDEVADGLQSRVLRQVANGVAVRMAVLEALLGD, encoded by the coding sequence ATGGATCCGCAAACCGATGGCGACGGCCGCCTCCGCCACCTGTTGAGCCTGCAAGGCCTGTCCCGCGCACAACTGGAGACCTTGCTGCGACGTGCGCAGGGTTTGACCGCACATGCCTACGGCGGCATTGGCGCGCGCCATGCACTTGCCGGAAAGGCCGTGTGCACCCTGTTCTTCGAGCCGTCCACGCGCACGCGGTCGAGCTTTTCGCTGGCCGCGCAGCGGCTCGGCGCAGACCTGCTCAACTTCGATGCTTCCACCTCGTCCACGACCAAGGGCGAGGCCGACATCGACACACTGAAGACGCTGGAAGCGATGGGCGTGCATGCGTTCGTGGTGCGCCACAGGCAGGACGGCGCGGTCGCGATGCTGGCGCGTGCCGCAGAGCCCGGTACGGTGTTGTTGAATGCCGGCGACGGTCGCAGCAATCATCCCACCCAGGGCCTGCTCGACATGCTCACGCTGCGGCAGGCGAAGGGCGAGGATTTCTCCCGATTGAAGGTGCTGGTGGTCGGCGACGTGAAGCATTCGCGGGTGGCACGCAGCGACCTGCATGCGCTGCGCACGCTGGGCTGCGGCGAGATCCGCGTGTGCGGCCCGGCCGCATTGCTGCCGGATGACGACACCCTGCAGGGTTGCACGGTCGGCGATGACATCGACGCCATGCTCGATGGCGTCGATGCAGTGATCACCCTGCGCCTGCAGCGCGAACGCATGGTCGATGGATTGATCGCCTCGCTGGCCGGCTATCACCGCGACTTCGGTCTGACCGCCGCGCGCCTGCGCCTGGCGGCCGACGACGCCATCGTCATGCATCCGGGACCGATGAACCGCGGCGTCGAGATCAGCGACGAGGTCGCCGATGGCCTGCAGTCGCGTGTGCTGCGGCAAGTTGCCAACGGTGTGGCGGTACGGATGGCGGTGCTGGAAGCCTTGCTCGGCGACTGA
- the ruvX gene encoding Holliday junction resolvase RuvX, whose translation MNAPGDGGPAIRPDGTVLGFDVGARRIGVAIGSAFGSGARAIAVVDVRDGNPDWPRIERLYKEWRPDGLVVGDPMTLDGGDQPIRKAARAFARELRSRMKVPVVMIDERNSSQEAAQRFADERADGRKRRRDADALDAMAAAIIVDRWLAAPQDAVVLE comes from the coding sequence GTGAACGCGCCCGGAGACGGCGGGCCCGCGATCCGGCCTGACGGCACGGTACTGGGCTTCGACGTGGGCGCGCGACGAATCGGCGTGGCGATCGGCAGCGCGTTCGGCAGCGGCGCGCGCGCGATCGCGGTGGTCGACGTGCGCGATGGCAACCCGGACTGGCCGCGCATCGAACGCCTGTACAAGGAGTGGCGGCCGGATGGCCTTGTCGTCGGCGACCCGATGACGCTCGATGGTGGCGACCAGCCGATCCGCAAGGCCGCACGCGCGTTCGCCCGTGAACTGCGCAGCCGCATGAAAGTGCCAGTGGTGATGATCGACGAACGCAACAGTTCGCAGGAAGCCGCGCAACGCTTCGCTGACGAACGCGCCGATGGACGCAAGCGTCGTCGCGATGCCGATGCGCTGGATGCAATGGCGGCGGCGATCATCGTCGATCGATGGCTGGCCGCGCCGCAGGATGCGGTGGTTCTGGAATGA
- a CDS encoding YqgE/AlgH family protein — MHEHGHSFGNNLLIALPSLQDSQFERSVTLICQHDGDGAMGVVVNRPSEYTLGDVLQQMGISSESESLQSQIVLAGGPVHPERGFVLHDGDREWDSTLAVGGGLYLTTSRDVLEALARGEGPGQAVVALGCAGWGAGQLEQELVDDSWLMVPSRRDVLFYLPLPQRWQAAAGSIGVDLVNVAGHSGHA, encoded by the coding sequence ATGCATGAACACGGTCACAGCTTCGGCAACAATTTGCTGATCGCGCTGCCGTCCCTGCAGGACTCCCAGTTCGAGCGCAGCGTGACCCTGATCTGCCAGCACGACGGCGACGGCGCGATGGGCGTGGTGGTCAACCGTCCCTCCGAGTACACCCTGGGCGACGTGCTGCAGCAGATGGGCATCAGCAGCGAGAGCGAATCGCTGCAATCGCAGATCGTCCTCGCCGGCGGGCCGGTGCATCCGGAACGCGGCTTCGTCCTGCACGATGGCGACCGCGAATGGGATTCGACCCTGGCGGTCGGAGGCGGCTTGTACCTGACCACTTCGCGAGACGTGCTCGAAGCGTTGGCGCGTGGCGAAGGCCCCGGGCAGGCGGTGGTCGCGCTGGGGTGCGCAGGCTGGGGTGCCGGGCAACTGGAACAGGAACTGGTCGACGACAGCTGGCTGATGGTGCCGAGCCGCCGCGATGTGCTGTTCTATCTGCCATTGCCGCAACGTTGGCAGGCCGCGGCCGGCAGCATCGGCGTGGACCTGGTCAACGTGGCCGGCCACAGCGGCCACGCGTGA